The Toxorhynchites rutilus septentrionalis strain SRP chromosome 3, ASM2978413v1, whole genome shotgun sequence genome includes a region encoding these proteins:
- the LOC129774773 gene encoding cilia- and flagella-associated protein 157 gives MPKEKKAKKAKKAVPEYQPVDGLNAVDRQFFEITINDLNQKLARLRTHNVKIEERNEELENKLKQIEEDRADVTAFLDRTLKEKLAVIIELEDKLSELSKVRDQENEECQKQIVSLDAKYRAMHEQLTSEIKLLTGKLNSMEEFRIQRDELMAKFDAQDTELKEQNKRHKTTLYEMERKVILDKDRLRKDVENKLLQLSTEFTKSSEIRVAAHTQRLVRENIALNNEMDRMIFTQERLEKQYAELKTQNTELRNQAEIDLVEKQRLMQTCQERLDLIKQLADQYEQQLHTNAQLFCYKEKANEFETETQSAKKEYNHLRQKVRILEQYVHYINTDRQALRNESDHHRSEFDRISEILKTVRLTVQSAFKEDDEEDDLPYQEIKRKRLIDDLLNALNDLELKPRIDISVATLPDATEGYEQGDLGVIPRETLDMIIQKTQTYNIAETPLISSDSGSSMGGKGSVSLRVGSESDVIIDVVSGSQLVFKGSEESYDDEDEAKSAEGESETVIDGEEKSRKRSVADEEQQDRSAEEEGSAHASEGRSSASERPEDIIIDAPEVFEEEPIEFGVVKSDSD, from the coding sequence ATGCCCAAAGAGAAGAAAGCCAAAAAGGCGAAGAAAGCTGTACCGGAATACCAACCGGTGGACGGATTGAATGCAGTGGATCGACAATTTTTCGAAATCACCATCAATGATTTGAATCAAAAGTTGGCGCGGCTGCGGACACATAATGTTAAAATTGAGGAACGGAACGAAGAGTTAGAGAACAAGTTGAAACAGATCGAGGAGGATCGTGCCGATGTGACGGCTTTTCTGGATCGCACGCTGAAGGAGAAACTGGCGGTGATTATTGAGCTGGAGGACAAGCTGAGTGAGCTATCGAAGGTTCGAGATCAAGAAAATGAAGAGTGTCAGAAACAAATTGTCAGCCTGGATGCCAAGTACAGAGCTATGCACGAGCAGTTGACTTCGGAAATAAAGCTTTTGACGGGGAAGTTGAACTCTATGGAAGAGTTCCGCATCCAGCGGGATGAATTGATGGCTAAATTTGACGCCCAGGACACAGAGTTGAAGGAGCAGAATAAACGGCACAAAACCACACTTTACGAGATGGAACGGAAAGTGATTCTCGATAAGGATCGTTTGCGCAAGGATGTGGAGAATAAACTGCTGCAGTTGTCGACCGAGTTTACAAAATCGTCGGAAATCCGTGTTGCAGCTCACACGCAACGGTTGGTTCGAGAAAACATCGCCCTAAATAACGAAATGGATCGAATGATCTTTACTCAGGAGCGACTGGAGAAGCAATACGCGGAATTGAAAACTCAAAACACTGAGTTACGCAATCAGGCCGAAATCGATTTGGTCGAGAAGCAACGTCTCATGCAAACTTGTCAGGAACGTTTGGATCTGATAAAACAATTGGCCGATCAATACGAGCAGCAGCTGCACACAAACGCTCAGCTTTTCTGTTATAAAGAGAAGGCAAATGAATTCGAAACGGAAACACAATCTGCCAAGAAGGAATACAATCATTTACGTCAGAAGGTTCGAATTCTCGAGCAGTACGTGCACTACATCAACACCGATCGACAGGCTCTACGTAATGAATCCGACCATCACCGCAGTGAATTCGATCGTATCTCGGAGATTTTGAAGACAGTGCGTCTCACTGTCCAATCGGCTTTCAAAGAAGACGACGAAGAAGACGATCTGCCTTATCAGGAGATCAAACGGAAGCGGTTAATTGACGATCTTTTAAATGCATTGAATGATCTCGAGCTAAAACCACGTATTGATATTTCCGTAGCTACCCTGCCAGATGCGACCGAAGGATACGAGCAAGGTGATCTCGGCGTTATTCCCCGTGAAACACTCGATATGATCATCCAGAAGACGCAGACTTACAATATCGCCGAGACTCCGTTGATTAGTTCGGATTCGGGATCGTCGATGGGTGGAAAGGGCAGTGTCAGCTTACGAGTTGGTTCGGAGAGCGATGTGATCATTGACGTGGTTAGCGGATCACAGCTAGTGTTCAAAGGTTCCGAAGAGTCGTATGATGATGAAGATGAGGCTAAGAGCGCCGAGGGGGAATCGGAGACGGTGATTGATGGTGAAGAAAAGAGCAGAAAACGGTCTGTGGCAGATGAGGAACAACAAGATCGTTCGGCAGAGGAGGAGGGAAGTGCTCATGCTTCGGAAGGTCGATCTTCAGCTTCCGAGCGACCGGAGGATATCATAATCGATGCGCCAGAAGTGTTCGAAGAGGAACCAATCGAATTCGGTGTTGTCAAAAGTGATTCTGATTAG